A stretch of the Vigna radiata var. radiata cultivar VC1973A chromosome 7, Vradiata_ver6, whole genome shotgun sequence genome encodes the following:
- the LOC106766127 gene encoding uncharacterized protein LOC106766127: protein MSETAYLRNNFTKLEKAKETPQNKVPKIQKVASYLRDREHSKNHYLPRLVSIGPIDHGKRKLELGEKYKLMWTAKYLQRTKQDGPTLYQKIASNIKHLKEQFAEDVIRDFDGDDEKLSWTLFVDGCSLLQILEKANLEDRKEMNLKVDQLVLVCQDVLLLENQLPYEVLKLLSGHQNDDTLVNSMNKFLEFHHLPAAKDQCIGKYNNKEGDRALDEDGYASVYVNEETLDERKDLPFHLLDKFHRRVVGDSQHQNQDLTMMSTKRCFDTTTYRNIKELREAGIKLRLGKSRRLRDIVFSYRSNFLWAELILPEITVDDTTATTFHNLIAYEMCPDFENNFEISSFVAFMDSLIDHHEDVKELRLAKVLHNSLGSDEEVSQLFNTISADLVPNCAIYSGVRRQIENHYKKKYRAWIALGYHTYFSNPWAFIGFLAAIFALVLTFIQAWFAIHPKC, encoded by the exons ATGAGTGAGACAGCATACCTCAGAAATAACTTTACTAAACTAGAAAAGGCAAAGGAAACCCCACAAAATAAAGTCCCAAAGATACAAAAGGTAGCAAGTTATCTCCGAGATCGAGAGCACTCGAAGAACCATTACTTACCCAGGTTAGTTTCAATTGGTCCAATCGATCATGGTAAACGGAAGCTGGAGCTGGGAGAAAAATACAAGCTTATGTGGACAGCAAAGTACCTTCAACGCACCAAACAAGATGGTCCAACTCTGTACCAAAAGATTGCATCAAATATCAAACATTTGAAAGAACAGTTTGCTGAGGATGTCATTAGAGACTTCGATGGTGATGATGAAAAGCTGTCGTGGACGCTATTTGTGGATGGTTGCTCTCTGCTACAAATCTTGGAGAAGGCAAACCTCGAGGATCGAAAAGAAATGAATCTTAAGGTTGACCAACTGGTTCTTGTGTGCCAGGATGTGCTTTTGCTAGAGAATCAACTTCCCTATGAAGTGCTTAAACTCTTGTCAGGCCACCAGAATGATGACACACTGGTAAACAGCATGAACAAGTTTCTTGAGTTCCATCATTTACCAGCAGCAAAAGATCAATGCATAGGCAAGTATAATAACAAGGAAGGAGACAG AGCATTGGATGAAGATGGGTATGCCAGCGTTTACGTAAATGAAGAGACCCTTGATGAACGCAAGGACTTACCTTTTCATCTTCTCGATAAGTTTCACAGACGTGTGGTAGGTGACTCCCAACATCAAAATCAGGACTTAACCATGATGAGCACAAAAAGGTGCTTCGACACGACAACGTACAGGAACATAAAGGAGCTGagagaagcgggtattaaactGAGGTTAGGAAAATCACGCAGGCTGAGAGACATCGTCTTCTCTTATCGCTCGAATTTTCTGTGGGCCGAACTTATACTTCCTGAGATCACGGTTGACGACACAACAGCTACAACTTTTCACAACCTGATAGCGTATGAGATGTGTCCAGATTTTGAGAACAACTTCGAGATTAGTTCCTTTGTGGCATTCATGGACTCGCTTATTGACCATCATGAGGATGTGAAGGAGCTGAGATTAGCAAAGGTTCTGCACAATTCGCTTGGGAGTGATGAGGAAGTGTCACAGCTCTTCAACACCATAAGCGCCGACTTGGTGCCCAACTGTGCGATCTATTCGGGTGTTAGACGACAGATTGAAAACCATTATAAGAAGAAATACAGGGCTTGGATTGCTCTTGGTTATCATACTTATTTTAGTAACCCTTGGGCATTCATTGGTTTTCTTGCTGCCATTTTTGCCCTAGTTCTCACTTTCATCCAAGCTTGGTTTGCCATTCACCCTAAATGCTGA